The nucleotide sequence ggctgtccactttggttattgggccattatgtgtattatgggctacctgttaactggactatgtgatgctgtttgactgtgttactgttagggccggcccaataacccaccgTCTAATTATATGCAttatacgtgttagttatgtgtaagtttttacgtgattacttgtacaccgaacctgacctataccggtaaccatgttaggacgtggtgaccaacgtgtttgacaagtaatataaatctaccgagcaacccaaggtgagttcacaacttaaaagcatgcgtcccggtggtttgggacacgagactaagacaaccctatccccttgtaaaaggggataccatttacattccttccctagttactgggaacaaacttacttttccttcccttgtcattgggaaacctttggttaattactgtttatacggattgcaactaacggcactaaacgaaactctatcactcaagtccctactacataataccgattagtcgccggggccaggcgaacgggttattagttgatagcgctatttaggttttaccagcctcacaccgtgccctggtttgggatcggtcgtgaactaatgtactcaggcatccgtcaatgatgatagaacattgacatcggggcatcctgcggaaacgcaaacggttacctagtgttcggtattggaaaaacagtttagtcgctaacttttggggtagctccccatggcatgtataaacggataaattaactggtgaaacaagttttggtaattaaaactggacaaactagtgaactcactcagcattattgttgaccccttactgcatgctttgcaggtaaccattgacgaaggagcttgctgcttgggaacgagtagtgtctgtccacccttgtgttgggtgttaccttattttgaactatgaacttgtttaactactactttacttatgcttccgctacttattactgtttgaacttgaaaccttaaactctgaacttgatatttgctaatcctatggttagtaagtattacttttgttatcaacttaattattcagtataattggtggctggatcctggtcagtcacgccctcgaagcgggtgttatccgcaggtggattttgggggtgtgacagataagcTTATCGATGAACTCGGTCACTACATTTCTAATATGAAAAAAGATAGTCGGTTTGATAACTTGAATGGGGTTAGTGATCTTGCCAAAAGGATGGTGGAAACAAGGAAACACATTGAGTATCAGTTGGTCTATCGTTTAATAAAGTTGTCACTAGTTTTACCGGTTGCAACGGCTAGTGTTGAAAGGAGTTTTTCTTCAATGAAGCTTGTGAAGACAGAATTACGTAATAGAATGGGTGATGGATACATGAACGATTCTTGCATTTGTTACATTGAAAAGGAGTTCTTACAAAAAGTTTCCGTTGAGAGTGTAATGCAACGttttcaaaagatgaaaactcGTCGTCAACAACTTTAggtagttttttttatttgtaaagaCTATCGTATTTTATATTATGTGATTTTAAATTTCTAATGACGATTTTCTTTTCATCATTGTATCTTACTTTTATTATGTGGTGAACCTTACCCGATCCGAACTATCGAACCGACCCGAAATTCTTTATGTTCAGTAACATGAAATTGGAGTATCTAAAAAAGTGAACCCAGTGAAAAAtattcctggatccgccactggattcaagtcatggtgttttatctggagacattgttcatagcgtggtgttataaacatctggagacattgactatgattcaagtcatggtgttttatctagaatccaaaaaacattgtattGCAATTTAAAGATGATGAAAAGAAGATATGAACAATatatgattaaaagatgttgcgattaaaagatgatgaagaagataaaacAATCAGATGTATAAAATCGTAAAAACAAAtatgtttcctaaaatttctcctaaAATAGTTAACACATGATCTCATTTCCTTTAATTGACTTTAACTACCATTAGGAGTAAATTACATTATTACCCTTATTCATTAATATAATTGATGGACACATGTCAACACcagattatttcttacacttctcacattttgggcactttttacaggatcctttacctatatatatatatatatagggagccgctagaatgagaaccacctcgagttgtaagaaccgcgagaactacaccccacggagcgccgttcgccatgattttttttacaagtagatgtgtatattataaacacagccgtaaaaaatcatagcgaacggcgctccgtggggtgtagttttttacaccacaagtttggtgaaaaaaaaagaaaaaagaaaaaaaattaaaaaacaccaaacttgtggtgtaaaaaactacaccccacggagcgccgttcgccatgattttttacggctgtgtttataatacacacatctacttgtaaaaaaaaatcatggcgaacggcgctccgtggggtgtagttctcgcggttcttacaactcggggtggttctcattctagcagccccctatatatatatatatatatatatatatatatatatatatatatatatatatatatatatatatatatatatatatatatatatatatatatatatagagagagagagagagagagagagagagagagagagagagtccgGTTTTTAAATTCGGTCCGATCGATCCGACCGGTTCAACCAATGAACCGGTAAAGAGACCGGTTTGATGTCCGGTCCGATCATGAAAACCTTTCTATATATAACAATTACTGTCTGACCTTAGGAGCAATCAAACAATTAGCCAAAGATTGTAGCTTATTTACTGTAGTGCCATTggtaaaaaaacaatttttttttacgccagttcattcatcatcatcatcatactcagtacatcccaccaatagcaaaggtAAGGTAGGGTATGAGGAGGGTAGATGTAAACAACCTTCTATCCCGTAGAAATAGAGAGGCTGTTTTCAGTGAGACCCCCAGCTCGATTATAGTTTTGTATCACGCTGGTTCattgtgatttttttttctttggtCTGTTGGGGCCCATTTAGACACACATATTTTGAAAACCCTATATAATAAtacaaaataataaattaaacatatatatattttttatggaTAAGTTATATTTATTAATCTTACATGAAGTTTCAACGCAATATAATCGATTCTTATACTTTTTTAGTATTTTAATAGTGCTTTGTTTATTATTTGATTTGAATCATTTGCGTTTGTCAATCTAAAAAAATACGttaatatatttatttcttttaaCATTACAATATGACgttctttttattttaaatgggtgtatttaaaacaaactttatttTTGCATTGTAAACTATATCAGTACTGATATCGTAACGAAGTCGCATAAAACCGTATCGAACCAAACCGGTATCAACGTTTTGATAGGTATTCGACTTTATGGTCATCGAtggataaaaatatatataaatattctTTTGTGCATATCAcgattttattttataaattttcTCTTACTATTGCTATAGCGAGTATCGATATTATAACGAACCAAACCGATACCAAACAATTTCCCACCGAGTAGCACGAAGAAATCCAACTAGTTGAAAACAACAAAGGAGGTACAGGCATCTATGAAAGGTGAACACCAATAACAACAAATCTCAGAAGCCCTAAACTCGTCAAAATGACAAGTGATCTAGCGATGCAAGCTGCTTTCATTTTGATTACGATCTTGATGTTCATGTGGATGCAAAAAATACCTCAAAACCTGCTCACCAAATTCCGTTACAGAAACCGATCAAGCTACGACGCCAAGCGTCACTTCATCACCGGCGCTCAACTCTTAGCTAAATCCAGATCTACAAAAGACCACGCGTCCTCTGTTAGACTGGCCAAATCAGCCGCCGATGAAGCCGACAAATCGATCTCGCTTGATCCAAACGACGCCGCATCTCACATACTCAAAGCACTGGCTCTGGATGCGCAAGGTTTGATCTCAGCGGCGGTGGAGTCGCTGGACGTGGCGTTGTCGCCGCTGACGGCGAAGTCGCTGAGCTACGCCGAGAGAGGAGACGCTCTGTTGAAAAGAGCAGAGATCAAGGTCAAGGGGAGCAAGAGAGGCCGAGTCGACTCAGCGATCGAAGACCTGGTGGAATCGGTCAAACTCAAAGGGGATAATCCAAAGGCGTATTGGTTGCTGGGAGAGTGTTACGAGAAGAAAACAATGAAAGATGAAGCGGTTGATGCGTATGAGCGTGCGCTTAGGATTGACCATGAATGTGTTGCGGCTCGGGATGCGTTGAACCGCTTGGGTTCAACCCAATCCCAATGACATCCACAAAACTCCCTCCACATGCTTCCCCTATGGGTTTTTCTCATAAATTACATTTTAAATTATTGTTGATTCTCATTTTGATTGCTTACTTACTTACTGCATGAAGTTTGTTATGTTTCAaagtaggggtgtgcaaaaaaccaaATTAATCGAACCATAACTGAATTAACCGACAAAATCGAACCGAATAAACCGAACtaaataaaaaaccggtgggtcggttaattgtttttttgtaaaccgaaagtagcgggtcggttatggttatcattttttcatACCCATCATAACCGAatcgaaccgacatgtaataaatctttgtaggatttaggatttttcaccatatttttaatatttgatgttttgaCGGAAGGTTTTTAGTACTTATGagttttcatatcattttgtggttttaGTTGAATGTTTCAttgaatttatggaatgtatcatatcactttataTGAATATTCGATATTAATTgctattaatattatagattatatgtatttttttaattctatgtaatatactaatatatacaaatatgcaataacaatttatttaaTGTTAAAAAcaattaagctatttttagctaagtaaatacacggttaaccacccataaccgatccactataaccatcaaaaccgaataaccataaccaccataactgatcggttatggttatgatttttggtcaaaaccgaaccaaactgacccatgcacacccctatttcaaagtaaattactttttttttacttttagtggttgtaaccatttgattttaaaattaaactagttttttacccgtcgcgcgttgcggcggcgtaaTACGCGAAATGATAACGTATAGACTACAATCAACCAGGTTTCCGAAATAAATTGACGTCAAAACGTATGATAGCTCAAATTTATACCGTCGAATTAAAACGTATTACATTTGATACGATttgttttcaaacaaaatttatgtcaaaacgtacataaaagcATTTAATAATTGACCCAACTGGTTTTCAAACAAACATTACGTTAAAACGTAGAAGAACTCGAATTTGTACCGATATGTCCATAAAAATAAAAGCGTAAGAAATAATTTTAGGGTAAGCTTGAAACTTTAGAAACTTGAAGTTAGAGGGTTATTATGAAATTATAGCAaagttacgtgtcaaaagtttgAAGGTTAAAAAGAAGTTACAAAGTATAGGGGCTTTTTTGTCAAGTTAAAAATTAGAAGGCTCATTTTTATCAAGTTAAAAAGTTGGTTTTTGTGAATTCAGAaatttgagggggggggggggtatcaaCTAAGAAAAGTTAAGGTGAATTTTATCAAAAGAGAAAGTGGTCACCAACCTTTCAATTTAAGATTATATAAATTGATTAACACCCTGAGTATCTTTTCTAGGGGTGAGCATTTGTTAATACCCGACCCGATGAGTACCCGACCTGACCCGAGAACCGAACACCATATAAATGGATACCTGAAATAATACCCTACATTTAGGGTCGGTTCCGGTTCCCTTTAATCTCGGTTTTAGGTAAACATCGAGTCATTACCCGAACCTAATAATTAATCAAAATCCATTCAGTGAAGCACTGTTCAATCCTACAGCAATGCATTCCAGCAGTGTTTTTGAAGCTTGAGTTCAATCCTGCCGACCGGCTGCGAACAACCTGCAGACCAGCTACGAACAGTCTGCTTACCGTCTGCGAAGAGGTCTGCAAATTGGCTGCAAACAGTCTGCATACCGGTTGTGAACAGACCTCTTTACCGACTGCGAATAGGCCTCTTCTCGGGCTTAATTGAAGATTCGCCAAACATGATAGTAAACAGATTAACAACTCTTTAATGTTAACCCAGATACACTCATGACTCATACACAAAAGACACGCTTAACTGATGTAAATATATCTTTTTTACGCATTTTTAGTGACTGTATAAAAAACGATTTAACAATGAGGCTAAGATCAAAAACGATTTAACCCGACTGTGATAGCTGCTCGTTGATAGCCAATCGACAGTATGATCATACAGTTTGGTAGCCAGTCGCTTTTAAAATCAGTACGACAGTATGATCTTACAGTTTGCATAAAACAGTTTGGTAGCCAGTGGCTTTTAAAATCAGTACGACAATATGATCAATACAATACGTCTTTGGGCAGCGAAGCTTATAGGCTATAGCCGTATATAACTATTACATATACAGAAATGCTGTTAACAcatattaattttttaatatattatatttgaaaaTGATTGTGAATGGAGGAAAGAGAAAAAataatgataaaagtataaaaatattatttaatttaaaaaataaagaaaaaacgaAGATTAAAAATTAAATGAGAAATATGGTGAATTTTTGGGGAAAATGAGCTAGAAAAGGGGTTTAAATGGTCATATTAGTGTTTTCCAATATTCAAATCGTGTAACCGATAAAAACTGGTTCCAAACCGGGGTTTTGTCGGACCGGATACTGGTTCGGGTTGATTTTGACCTCCAAAAATACAAACCGAAGGGGTACCGGCAGTATTTAGTGGTTCGACATTAAACTAAAACTAAAATATACACTCTGAATCGACAATTGTTTTTTTCTAAAGTGTGCTTATAACAATAATCTCTATGTATATACAAACTACAATATTTGACATCAACATTCAATGCTACACACCCGTGTAAACAAGAGTGCCGATCCATTGACACTTCGAAGAACCATCATCCTAGAATCTATGTAGGTCCCACAAACAATCTTTGACAGATCAAACATTTCTGGTGGAATTTGCATCCTAACTTCATTAACCACAGACTGTGCCGCCTCAATATCTTTGCTCAAGGGTTCATTTAACACCAGGGTCACATCAATGTCACTGGACACAAGTTTGACCACCGGAAGGCTCGACGGTGGTTCTCTCTGTTGTAACGCTTTCCTCCACTTGTTCCCAGAAAGTTTCTTGATGGCTGATTCTTGGGCGTTGGTTGCAAATGCAGGAGGCAGATTTTCATTTTCTTCGTCTTTTATGTAATGCCGTTTTCCAGATGTTAATCTGAATGTGGAATTTACTACAAGTTTTCCATGAATCCCGATTTTGTCATGTGGCCAATCTTTGCCAACTAGGACCCTAAAGTTGACATCAGAGGTGAATGACAAGGGTTGTTTTGTTTTTGATGGTTGGGTTATTGTAAGGTGCACGTCTCCGATGAGCACACGGGAAGGTGGTTGGCGAGTGGTTAGTCCTACGTGGCGCCCCGTGCAGTAAGCCAATCTCCATCTTCCAGGTAGCAACCCTAGCCAGTTCTGCAAAGGTGGTTATTGTTGTACATACATGATTATCTTGTTTTGCAACCATAATTAATCATCATTTGAAAAAACCAAAGTGTAACCTGGCCCGACCCGCATCTACTGGTACTAAAAGTTACCCCTTTTGGCATATTAAGAGAGTATGATATTACTAACCTTTGGCTTTGAATAAGGATTCAACATCTCCATTAACTCAAGGAAGTGAGCAAGCCTGATGCGCTGAAGGATAAACAGTAGTAAAATCATAAAGAGCTAGCTAATACAGTTGAAGCTTCTAAATTTGAAACAGAGAAAACTCTAGCATAATATCACTTTAtccacacacatatatatatatatatatgatttacTTAAATAATATAATCCTTATAGTCATGATTGGCACACCACCGGATTACTGAAACACCTATTTTGACAACCAACATGACCACTTTGTGATCTCTACAGAAAACCCCAAAACACTCATTCTATAGTAATATGGAAAGAACCTGTTGGTGGCCATATATGTACTCCTCGGTAATTCTAACTGCAGTTGATCCCAGACTCCATCTGATGATGTCCATTGATGGGTTTACTCGCCATCTCGGTCCACACAGAAATGGGTGTCTCAGAGCTTCTAAACATCTGCAACAAAGTATGCATGTATTAACTAAATCTTAATACAAGTACAAAATAAGGAATTTATCGCTGTAGTACAAAATAAGCAGCTTTTCCCGCATTACTGCCACATCAAATGTGCagaaagttgttttgaatagatAGATTCGTAATTGTGTACATCACTTTCAAGGTACGTTTTACTTAAGAGATGGCAGTTTCAACCTATCTACTTACAATTGTGTTGATGTGGATCATGTTCAATATCTAACAGATCAAACGggtaaaactaaaaaaaaagtttaaaatacaTGGGTCAAACAGGCCAAAGAGGTCGAAAGGAAAGTATATTTTGAATGCATAATACCTCTTT is from Helianthus annuus cultivar XRQ/B chromosome 9, HanXRQr2.0-SUNRISE, whole genome shotgun sequence and encodes:
- the LOC110875975 gene encoding uncharacterized protein LOC110875975, whose protein sequence is MTSDLAMQAAFILITILMFMWMQKIPQNLLTKFRYRNRSSYDAKRHFITGAQLLAKSRSTKDHASSVRLAKSAADEADKSISLDPNDAASHILKALALDAQGLISAAVESLDVALSPLTAKSLSYAERGDALLKRAEIKVKGSKRGRVDSAIEDLVESVKLKGDNPKAYWLLGECYEKKTMKDEAVDAYERALRIDHECVAARDALNRLGSTQSQ